In the genome of Cellvibrio sp. KY-YJ-3, one region contains:
- the ccoG gene encoding cytochrome c oxidase accessory protein CcoG produces MSEHIPVQQLPSSHKPTPAERGGKIHTRSFTGVFRRLRISIAGVLALLFFGTAWINWDGHQAVLWDLSERKFYVFGTTFLPEDFLLLAFVMSISAFLLLAVTVIAGRVWCGYACPQSTWTWAFMWMEKITEGDSYQRVKLDAAPWSLNKFFRRSSKHCLWLMASLATGIAFMGYFMPVRDLLSDLVTVQLEGNYAFWVFFIAGMTYLNGGWLREKVCTHMCPYARFQSVMFDKDTLIIGYDVQRGESRGARRKDEDHHAKNLGDCIDCHMCVQVCPTGIDIRNGLQMDCIGCAACVDACDSVMDKMGYARGLVSYTSERLLELPPTQRSAIKPGIRWRTSLIAYAVAIAALLAILALSLNAREQMALSAYRDRNVLRTNSLGEKVNVYRLKLTNKTQQIQTYQLTLASDKPLYLTKTYQLTLAAGERVELPVAVALKKHDPIHNTGSHIDFNFQMSNVNQPKQTIDQSASFIYQGK; encoded by the coding sequence ATGAGCGAACATATTCCTGTACAACAGCTGCCCTCCTCTCACAAACCCACACCCGCTGAACGCGGCGGGAAAATTCATACGCGCAGTTTTACCGGGGTTTTTCGCCGCCTGCGCATCAGTATCGCCGGTGTACTGGCACTATTATTTTTTGGTACTGCCTGGATTAACTGGGACGGCCACCAAGCGGTGCTGTGGGATTTAAGCGAGCGAAAATTCTATGTGTTTGGCACCACATTTTTACCTGAGGATTTTTTACTGCTCGCGTTTGTCATGAGCATCAGCGCATTTTTATTGCTCGCCGTTACGGTAATAGCCGGGCGAGTCTGGTGCGGTTACGCCTGCCCACAAAGCACCTGGACCTGGGCATTTATGTGGATGGAAAAAATTACTGAAGGCGATAGTTATCAACGCGTAAAACTGGATGCAGCTCCCTGGTCACTCAATAAGTTTTTTCGTCGCAGTAGCAAACATTGTTTGTGGCTAATGGCATCGCTCGCCACCGGCATCGCGTTTATGGGCTACTTTATGCCGGTGCGAGATTTGTTGAGCGATTTAGTCACTGTGCAACTGGAAGGCAATTACGCATTTTGGGTATTTTTTATCGCCGGTATGACTTACCTCAATGGCGGCTGGCTGCGCGAAAAAGTCTGTACCCACATGTGCCCTTACGCGCGCTTCCAAAGCGTGATGTTTGATAAAGACACATTAATTATCGGTTACGATGTGCAGCGTGGTGAGAGTCGTGGAGCGCGCAGAAAAGATGAAGATCATCACGCAAAAAATTTGGGTGATTGCATCGACTGCCATATGTGCGTGCAGGTTTGTCCAACCGGCATTGATATTCGCAACGGTTTGCAAATGGACTGCATCGGTTGCGCCGCCTGTGTGGATGCCTGCGACTCGGTGATGGATAAAATGGGTTATGCGCGCGGTTTGGTAAGTTATACCAGTGAACGCCTATTGGAGCTGCCGCCCACGCAACGCAGCGCGATAAAACCCGGCATTCGCTGGCGCACCAGCCTCATTGCCTATGCGGTCGCCATTGCCGCACTACTGGCAATTCTTGCGCTGAGCTTAAATGCGCGCGAGCAAATGGCACTGAGTGCTTATCGCGACCGCAATGTATTGCGCACCAATTCACTCGGTGAAAAAGTGAATGTTTATCGCCTGAAATTAACCAACAAAACCCAACAAATACAGACCTATCAACTCACCTTGGCAAGCGATAAACCGCTGTATTTAACCAAAACTTATCAGCTGACTTTGGCCGCCGGTGAACGCGTAGAATTACCGGTCGCGGTGGCCCTAAAAAAACATGATCCGATCCACAACACGGGTAGCCATATCGATTTTAATTTCCAGATGAGCAATGTAAATCAGCC